One Amaranthus tricolor cultivar Red isolate AtriRed21 chromosome 1, ASM2621246v1, whole genome shotgun sequence DNA window includes the following coding sequences:
- the LOC130816712 gene encoding uncharacterized protein LOC130816712, giving the protein MVAEPWLLRMGNEVSTNLKNSLILNQTSNKKKEKPNKILKQTIGILSFEVANVMSKLIHLHQSVSDQEISKLKNEIIKSEGVKKLVSCDESYLLELAYAEKLDDLNRVAEVVSRLGKKCTEPVLLGFEHVYGDIISGKIEIKEYGFLVKDMEGMIRKMERYVGFTANLYGELEVLDELEKVNNKCQLNQNGESYRAIQQKLSWKKQDVRHLKEISLWNQTYDKVVELLARTVCTLYAKICVAFGNRNCGKTESVKSIGKVESKHSLRVISLSSERCEKKLPTQLSLNKGEIDLFDLRRDFVYPCAPSPGRIFMECLSLSSSASRVDDDEDDYSFSDQDRHASGHSIMNGMEREHSIDSKVGFYNGGDQGKVCYSMSASRFGPKSRLGTHATPSTVGGSALALHYANVIIVIEKLLCYPHLVGDEARDDLYEMLPSSLRKSLRMNLKSHFKNLAIFDGALAHDWKEKLDQILKWLAPLAHNTIRWQSERNFEQQQIVKRTNVLLLQTLYFADREKTESAVCDFLVGLNYICRYEHQQNALLDCASSFDFGDWREWQLQCQTSCLI; this is encoded by the coding sequence ATGGTTGCTGAGCCTTGGTTACTCAGAATGGGGAATGAGGTAAGTACCAATCTCAAGAACTCCcttattttgaatcaaacaagtaataaaaagaaagaaaaacccAATAAAATTCTTAAACAAACAATTGGTATCTTATCATTTGAGGTGGCAAATGTAATGTCTAAATTGATCCATCTCCATCAATCAGTTTCTGATCAAGAGATATCTAAGCttaaaaatgagataattaagTCAGAGGGTGTAAAGAAATTAGTGTCTTGTGATGAATCTTATCTCTTAGAGCTTGCTTATGCTGAGAAATTAGATGATTTAAATAGGGTAGCTGAGGTAGTTTCTAGGTTAGGGAAGAAGTGTACTGAACCGGTCTTGCTGGGTTTTGAGCATGTTTATGGGGATATTATTTCTGGGAAAATTGAAATAAAGGAATATGGTTTTTTGGTCAAGGATATGGAGGGTATGATTAGGAAGATGGAGAGGTATGTGGGTTTTACCGCTAATTTGTATGGTGAATTAGAGGTGCTTGATGAATTGGAGAAGGTGAATAATAAGTGTCAATTGAATCAAAATGGAGAGAGTTATAGGGCAATTCAGCAGAAATTGTCTTGGAAGAAGCAAGATGTGAGGCATTTAAAGGAAATTTCACTGTGGAATCAGACCTATGATAAGGTTGTTGAGCTTTTGGCAAGGACTGTTTGTACCCTTTATGCTAAAATATGTGTTGCCTTTGGCAATAGAAATTGTGGTAAGACCGAAAGTGTAAAGAGTATTGGGAAGGTTGAGAGTAAGCATAGTCTTAGGGTTATATCTTTGTCTAGTGAAAGGTGCGAAAAGAAGCTTCCGACTCAACTAAGTTTGAACAAAGGTGAGATCGACTTATTTGATCTGCGCCGAGATTTTGTTTATCCTTGTGCTCCTAGCCCCGGAAGGATTTTCATGGAGTGCCTTAGTTTGAGTAGCTCAGCTTCAagagttgatgatgatgaagatgactATAGTTTTAGTGACCAGGATAGACACGCCTCTGGGCATTCTATCATGAATGGCATGGAGAGGGAGCATTCTATTGATTCAAAAGTTGGATTTTACAATGGAGGGGATCAAGGTAAGGTTTGCTACTCGATGAGCGCCTCACGTTTTGGCCCCAAAAGTAGGCTTGGCACCCATGCTACTCCGTCCACTGTTGGCGGCTCGGCTCTTGCTTTGCATTATGCTAATGTCATAATAGTTATAGAAAAGCTTCTCTGCTACCCACATTTGGTGGGTGATGAGGCCCGGGATGATTTGTATGAAATGTTGCCTTCTAGTTTGAGAAAGTCATTGAGGATGAATCTCAAGTCACACTTCAAGAACTTAGCAATATTTGATGGTGCATTAGCTCATGATTGGAAGGAAAAACTTGACCAGATATTGAAGTGGCTAGCTCCTTTAGCTCATAATACGATCAGATGGCAAAGTGAGCGAAATTTCGAGCAACAACAAATCGTTAAAAGAACAAACGTTCTTTTACTGCAGACCCTTTATTTTGCTGACAGGGAAAAAACAGAATCAGCCGTTTGTGATTTCTTGGTTGGCCTAAATTATATCTGTCGTTACGAACACCAGCAAAATGCTCTGTTGGATTGTGCTAGTAGTTTTGACTTTGGTGATTGGAGGGAGTGGCAACTGCAATGCCAGACTTCTTGCCTCATCTAA
- the LOC130816743 gene encoding serine carboxypeptidase-like 15 isoform X1: MIKINMFEYFILKICLILHFQTAISLNIVKTIPGYPGNLPFYLETGYVGVGEEEEVELFYYFTKSERNPEEDPLMIWLTGGPGCSAFSGLVLEIGPLIFNTSACNWHSKSPTYQTNPFSWTKVASIIFLDSPVGTGFSYATTPEGYYSDDVTSSRHIHQFLRKWFIDHAGFLNNPLYISGDSYSGKIVPIVVQTISNGNKIGLQPIMNLQGYVLGNPFTVREDLKKSAYRYARRVSLLSDELYESTKISCNGSYEDVDVLNVQCIHNLEAVSSNLDLLFNAHVLKPKCISDQTWCQESIYQLLYYWANDVQVQDSLHIRKDTKPYWIRCNKTLAYEQNVESTFDYHQNLTQDFINALIYSGDQDMKISYIGTLEWIEMLNISITENWRPWFVNGEVAGYTTKFSNDRYHLTFATVKGAGHTAPEYKRIESLTMLKKWFAKEAL; encoded by the exons ATGATAAAGATAAACATGTTTGAATATTTCATCCTCAAAATATGCTTAATCCTTCATTTTCAAACTGCAATTTCATTAAATATTGTGAAAACCATTCCTGGGTATCCTGGAAATCTTCCCTTCTACCTTGAAACAGg ATATGTTGGAGtaggagaggaagaagaagttgaGTTGTTCTACTACTTCACTAAGTCAGAGAGAAATCCAGAAGAAGATCCACTTATGATTTGGCTCACTGGTGGCCCTGGTTGCTCTGCTTTTTCGGGTCTTGTTCTTGAAATTG GTCCTTTGATTTTCAATACATCTGCCTGCAATTGGCACTCAAAATCGCCAACTTATCAGACAAATCCATTTTCTTGGACCAAG GTAGCTAGCATTATATTTCTTGATTCACCTGTTGGCACCGGATTCTCTTATGCAACAACTCCAGAAGGTTATTACAGTGATGACGTTACATCATCAAGGCATATTCACCAGTTTTTGAGAAAG tGGTTCATTGACCATGCTGGTTTTCTTAATAATCCTCTGTACATATCTGGGGATTCCTATTCTGGCAAGATTGTTCCTATTGTGGTGCAAACAATTTCTAATG GAAACAAAATTGGATTACAACCTATAATGAACCTCCAG GGATATGTCCTTGGAAATCCATTTACTGTGAGAGAGGATTTGAAGAAATCTGCATATAGATATGCTCGCCGTGTCTCTCTCTTATCTGATGAGCTCTATGAG TCAACCAAGATAAGCTGCAATGGTTCTTATGAGGATGTGGATGTGCTTAATGTACAATGCATACATAATCTTGAAGCTGTATCATCT AATCTGGATCTTTTGTTTAATGCTCATGTCTTAAAACCCAAATGCATCTCCGATCAAACGTGGTGCCAG GAGAGCATCTATCAGCTCTTGTACTATTGGGCTAATGATGTACAAGTTCAAGATTCTCTTCACATTCGAAAG GATACCAAACCGTATTGGATCAGATGTAATAAAACTTTAGCATATGAACAAAATGTTGAAAGCACCTTTGATTACCATCAAAATCTTACACAAGATTTCATCAATGCACTGATTTACAG TGGTGACCAAGACATGAAGATATCATATATTGGCACGTTAGAATGGATCGAGATGCTAAATATCTCAATTACTGAAAATTGGAGGCCATGGTTTGTGAATGGTGAAGTTGCTGG GTATACCACAAAATTCTCAAATGACCGTTATCATCTAACATTTGCCACTGTAAAG GGAGCAGGACACACTGCTCCAGAGTATAAGCGCATTGAAAGCTTGACGATGCTCAAGAAATGGTTTGCCAAGGAAGCTCTCTAG
- the LOC130816743 gene encoding serine carboxypeptidase-like 10 isoform X3, whose product MIKINMFEYFILKICLILHFQTAISLNIVKTIPGYPGNLPFYLETGYVGVGEEEEVELFYYFTKSERNPEEDPLMIWLTGGPGCSAFSGLVLEIGPLIFNTSACNWHSKSPTYQTNPFSWTKVASIIFLDSPVGTGFSYATTPEGYYSDDVTSSRHIHQFLRKWFIDHAGFLNNPLYISGDSYSGKIVPIVVQTISNGNKIGLQPIMNLQGYVLGNPFTVREDLKKSAYRYARRVSLLSDELYESTKISCNGSYEDVDVLNVQCIHNLEAVSSESIYQLLYYWANDVQVQDSLHIRKDTKPYWIRCNKTLAYEQNVESTFDYHQNLTQDFINALIYSGDQDMKISYIGTLEWIEMLNISITENWRPWFVNGEVAGYTTKFSNDRYHLTFATVKGAGHTAPEYKRIESLTMLKKWFAKEAL is encoded by the exons ATGATAAAGATAAACATGTTTGAATATTTCATCCTCAAAATATGCTTAATCCTTCATTTTCAAACTGCAATTTCATTAAATATTGTGAAAACCATTCCTGGGTATCCTGGAAATCTTCCCTTCTACCTTGAAACAGg ATATGTTGGAGtaggagaggaagaagaagttgaGTTGTTCTACTACTTCACTAAGTCAGAGAGAAATCCAGAAGAAGATCCACTTATGATTTGGCTCACTGGTGGCCCTGGTTGCTCTGCTTTTTCGGGTCTTGTTCTTGAAATTG GTCCTTTGATTTTCAATACATCTGCCTGCAATTGGCACTCAAAATCGCCAACTTATCAGACAAATCCATTTTCTTGGACCAAG GTAGCTAGCATTATATTTCTTGATTCACCTGTTGGCACCGGATTCTCTTATGCAACAACTCCAGAAGGTTATTACAGTGATGACGTTACATCATCAAGGCATATTCACCAGTTTTTGAGAAAG tGGTTCATTGACCATGCTGGTTTTCTTAATAATCCTCTGTACATATCTGGGGATTCCTATTCTGGCAAGATTGTTCCTATTGTGGTGCAAACAATTTCTAATG GAAACAAAATTGGATTACAACCTATAATGAACCTCCAG GGATATGTCCTTGGAAATCCATTTACTGTGAGAGAGGATTTGAAGAAATCTGCATATAGATATGCTCGCCGTGTCTCTCTCTTATCTGATGAGCTCTATGAG TCAACCAAGATAAGCTGCAATGGTTCTTATGAGGATGTGGATGTGCTTAATGTACAATGCATACATAATCTTGAAGCTGTATCATCT GAGAGCATCTATCAGCTCTTGTACTATTGGGCTAATGATGTACAAGTTCAAGATTCTCTTCACATTCGAAAG GATACCAAACCGTATTGGATCAGATGTAATAAAACTTTAGCATATGAACAAAATGTTGAAAGCACCTTTGATTACCATCAAAATCTTACACAAGATTTCATCAATGCACTGATTTACAG TGGTGACCAAGACATGAAGATATCATATATTGGCACGTTAGAATGGATCGAGATGCTAAATATCTCAATTACTGAAAATTGGAGGCCATGGTTTGTGAATGGTGAAGTTGCTGG GTATACCACAAAATTCTCAAATGACCGTTATCATCTAACATTTGCCACTGTAAAG GGAGCAGGACACACTGCTCCAGAGTATAAGCGCATTGAAAGCTTGACGATGCTCAAGAAATGGTTTGCCAAGGAAGCTCTCTAG
- the LOC130816743 gene encoding serine carboxypeptidase-like 15 isoform X2, translating to MIKINMFEYFILKICLILHFQTAISLNIVKTIPGYPGNLPFYLETGYVGVGEEEEVELFYYFTKSERNPEEDPLMIWLTGGPGCSAFSGLVLEIGPLIFNTSACNWHSKSPTYQTNPFSWTKVASIIFLDSPVGTGFSYATTPEGYYSDDVTSSRHIHQFLRKWFIDHAGFLNNPLYISGDSYSGKIVPIVVQTISNGNKIGLQPIMNLQGYVLGNPFTVREDLKKSAYRYARRVSLLSDELYESTKISCNGSYEDVDVLNVQCIHNLEAVSSNLDLLFNAHVLKPKCISDQTWCQSSGGKMWIRGPNQIMMLKTQTRVEKMLHCFNLYRTDVALINVYQIQLDEPISDFSLSRQASHTMNLALERKVLFQTKKSHLTGVVHTSNSLYSLLINRQEQKSQFSHSLALQIFLITRLGEHLSALVLLG from the exons ATGATAAAGATAAACATGTTTGAATATTTCATCCTCAAAATATGCTTAATCCTTCATTTTCAAACTGCAATTTCATTAAATATTGTGAAAACCATTCCTGGGTATCCTGGAAATCTTCCCTTCTACCTTGAAACAGg ATATGTTGGAGtaggagaggaagaagaagttgaGTTGTTCTACTACTTCACTAAGTCAGAGAGAAATCCAGAAGAAGATCCACTTATGATTTGGCTCACTGGTGGCCCTGGTTGCTCTGCTTTTTCGGGTCTTGTTCTTGAAATTG GTCCTTTGATTTTCAATACATCTGCCTGCAATTGGCACTCAAAATCGCCAACTTATCAGACAAATCCATTTTCTTGGACCAAG GTAGCTAGCATTATATTTCTTGATTCACCTGTTGGCACCGGATTCTCTTATGCAACAACTCCAGAAGGTTATTACAGTGATGACGTTACATCATCAAGGCATATTCACCAGTTTTTGAGAAAG tGGTTCATTGACCATGCTGGTTTTCTTAATAATCCTCTGTACATATCTGGGGATTCCTATTCTGGCAAGATTGTTCCTATTGTGGTGCAAACAATTTCTAATG GAAACAAAATTGGATTACAACCTATAATGAACCTCCAG GGATATGTCCTTGGAAATCCATTTACTGTGAGAGAGGATTTGAAGAAATCTGCATATAGATATGCTCGCCGTGTCTCTCTCTTATCTGATGAGCTCTATGAG TCAACCAAGATAAGCTGCAATGGTTCTTATGAGGATGTGGATGTGCTTAATGTACAATGCATACATAATCTTGAAGCTGTATCATCT AATCTGGATCTTTTGTTTAATGCTCATGTCTTAAAACCCAAATGCATCTCCGATCAAACGTGGTGCCAG TCTTCTGGAGGGAAGATGTGGATCAGGGGACCAAACCAAATCATGATGCTAAAAACACAAACAAGAGTAGAAAAAATGCTTCATTGTTTCAATCTCTACAGAACAGATGTGGCATTAATCAATGTTTATCAGATTCAACTTGATGAGCCCATTTCTGACTTTAGCTTATCCAGACAAGCAAGCCACACCATGAATCTGGCCTTAGAAAGAAAGGTCCTATTCCAGACCAAGAAATCCCACTTAACAGGAGTGGTGCACACCAGCAACTCCTTATACAGCTTGCTGATAAATAGACAGGAACAAAAGTCTCAGTTTTCACATTCTCTAGCTTTACAAATCTTCTTGATCACCCGGCTAG GAGAGCATCTATCAGCTCTTGTACTATTGGGCTAA